GGTGAGGAAGCGGCGGCGGCTCACGTGTGCCGCGGCGGCACGCAGGGCGTCTTGCGGGTGGGGAGGCGTCATGCGCGGTATTGCAATTGCCGGGAGCAACCGCTGTCCATACCCGGTGCGTCGGCAAGGTGACAGGGCGTTGACGTCTAGAGCGGATTCCAGTCGAACTGACGTTCACGTGAGCGCGCCATAGACTCACGGCATGGCCGAGGTGATCGCGAAGGACGGTAGCTGGGAGTTCGACGGCGAGATCATACGGATCATCCCGGGCCGCGATCGGGGGGTGCACAAGCTGCGGCAGTTGCTCGGCGAGGTCGCCGTGCCGCTGCCGGCGGTGGCGGGGATCGCGTACGAACCCGGGCGCAAGGGCGGGGTGTTGCGGCTGCGGCTGCGCGACGGCGCGTGCCCGCTGCTGCGGGCCGCGGGCGGCCGGCTGCCGGAGGCGGCGAGCCCGTACCTGCTGCGGCCGGAGCGCGACCGCGGCGGGGTTGCGGAGTACTTCGCCGAAGAGGTGCGCAGGGCACTGCTGTTGGACCAGGTGCCGGACGGCCCCGTCGACCGCTATCTGCTGCCGGGCCCCGCGGTGCCGCTGACCGTGTCCGGCATGGACGGCAACGCGACGTTCGACGGCGAGCAGATCCGGGTGGAGTGGAAGGGCCTGGTCGAGGAGGTCAAGAAGGCCACCGGGAACAGGACGCTCCGGCTCGCCGACCTGGCGGCCGCGGAGTGGATACCG
The Streptomyces sp. CNQ-509 DNA segment above includes these coding regions:
- a CDS encoding DUF4429 domain-containing protein → MAEVIAKDGSWEFDGEIIRIIPGRDRGVHKLRQLLGEVAVPLPAVAGIAYEPGRKGGVLRLRLRDGACPLLRAAGGRLPEAASPYLLRPERDRGGVAEYFAEEVRRALLLDQVPDGPVDRYLLPGPAVPLTVSGMDGNATFDGEQIRVEWKGLVEEVKKATGNRTLRLADLAAAEWIPAAGMGMGGLRFRPHGAVVFLAVDKDPHTLALWGTKRELGEAVLLAAAVTVRLPHPHPPADAAGGGSGQVTAALPAAGEEPADAVPPEFRKEPPAASAEASADPAEAAAAPASSEAAVPGDDHDAVLRRLRELGELHAAGVLTDEEFAAAKRAILQRMGGNG